Proteins found in one Labrenzia sp. VG12 genomic segment:
- the panC gene encoding pantoate--beta-alanine ligase, with protein MKICRTRAELRTLVRDWKRAGETVGLVPTMGYLHEGHLGLVRLARQKADRVITTIFVNPTQFGPNEDLGTYPRDEARDQALLEAEGVDAVFLPSVEEMYGAGGDTFVDVPGLAGILQGALRPGHFRGVATVVTKLFNIATPDFAVFGEKDYQQLTLIRQMVRDLDMPLEILAHPTVREADGLAMSSRNVRLTPEHRQEALALSRSLDRAEELAKTGPLLADLEAAIWAELATAPSADVKSVDIRDAETLAELSGPVIRPAVVLLAVRFGAVLLIDQRVVAQTTVQDA; from the coding sequence ATGAAAATCTGCCGGACCAGGGCGGAGCTGCGCACACTTGTGCGGGACTGGAAGCGCGCGGGCGAAACGGTGGGCCTCGTGCCGACCATGGGCTATCTCCATGAAGGTCACCTTGGGCTGGTACGTCTTGCGCGCCAAAAGGCCGACCGGGTCATCACCACCATTTTTGTCAATCCGACCCAGTTCGGCCCGAACGAAGATCTCGGCACCTATCCGCGCGACGAAGCGCGCGACCAGGCCCTGCTGGAGGCCGAAGGTGTCGATGCGGTCTTCCTGCCGAGCGTTGAAGAGATGTATGGCGCAGGCGGCGACACCTTTGTCGATGTACCCGGACTTGCCGGCATCCTGCAGGGCGCGCTACGGCCCGGTCATTTCCGAGGTGTCGCCACCGTCGTCACCAAGCTCTTCAACATCGCCACGCCCGATTTCGCGGTTTTTGGCGAGAAGGACTATCAGCAGCTGACGCTGATCCGGCAAATGGTCCGGGATCTGGACATGCCGCTGGAGATCCTTGCCCATCCAACCGTGCGCGAGGCCGACGGTCTGGCCATGTCCTCCCGCAATGTGCGGCTCACACCGGAGCATCGCCAGGAAGCCTTGGCGCTGTCCCGCTCGCTAGACCGGGCAGAGGAACTGGCAAAGACCGGCCCATTGCTGGCGGATCTGGAAGCGGCCATCTGGGCAGAGCTCGCCACCGCGCCGTCGGCTGACGTGAAAAGCGTCGATATCCGAGATGCGGAGACCCTGGCCGAGCTCTCCGGTCCCGTCATTCGTCCTGCCGTCGTTCTGCTTGCCGTGCGTTTCGGCGCTGTTCTCCTGATCGACCAGCGCGTTGTCGCGCAAACAACCGTTCAAGACGCCTGA
- the panB gene encoding 3-methyl-2-oxobutanoate hydroxymethyltransferase, with translation MSTQSKVRRITAPQITRRKGGDPIVSLTSYHAHTAAIVDKYADFVLVGDSLGMVMHGMESTVGVSLDLMIMHGKAVVRGTERALVVVDMPFGTYEESPAEAFRNAARVMKETQCGAVKLEGGVRMAETIRFLTERGVPVMAHIGLTPQSVHVMGGFKTQGRKETDWDQHFEDAKAVTEAGAFSVVLEGMVEPLAARITKEIPIPTIGIGASAECDGQILVLEDMLGLNPTPPKFVKVYGDLGGQIEAAVKAYADDVKDRTFPGDEQVYR, from the coding sequence ATGAGCACCCAGTCCAAAGTCCGCCGTATCACGGCGCCTCAGATCACAAGGCGCAAGGGAGGCGATCCGATCGTGTCGCTGACCTCCTATCACGCGCATACGGCGGCCATTGTTGACAAATATGCCGATTTCGTTCTGGTCGGCGACAGTCTCGGCATGGTCATGCATGGCATGGAATCGACCGTTGGCGTGTCCCTCGACCTGATGATCATGCATGGCAAGGCGGTGGTGCGCGGCACCGAGCGGGCGCTGGTTGTCGTCGACATGCCCTTCGGCACCTATGAAGAAAGCCCGGCGGAAGCCTTCCGCAACGCAGCCCGGGTGATGAAGGAAACCCAGTGCGGAGCCGTCAAGCTGGAAGGCGGCGTGCGCATGGCCGAGACGATCCGGTTTCTGACCGAACGCGGCGTGCCGGTGATGGCCCATATCGGCCTGACACCGCAATCGGTGCATGTCATGGGCGGCTTCAAGACCCAGGGGCGCAAGGAGACCGACTGGGATCAGCATTTCGAGGATGCCAAGGCCGTCACCGAAGCAGGCGCTTTTTCGGTGGTACTGGAGGGCATGGTCGAGCCGCTCGCCGCCCGGATCACGAAGGAGATACCGATCCCGACCATCGGCATTGGTGCTTCGGCCGAATGCGACGGTCAGATCCTGGTGCTGGAGGACATGCTCGGCCTCAACCCGACCCCGCCGAAATTCGTCAAGGTCTATGGTGACCTCGGTGGCCAGATCGAAGCCGCGGTGAAAGCCTATGCAGACGACGTCAAGGACCGCACATTCCCGGGAGATGAGCAGGTTTACCGATAG
- a CDS encoding ABC transporter substrate-binding protein: MKLLTSVLFLGLWLAVGTVGTRADTLKLVTLSYPPYEYMEGDKVEGIVVRLLREAFGRLGHDLEIEVLPWKRALLMARQGSVDGIFTVYKTEERLKFLDYSETVVMPQVVSIWALRGSNLPYDGTMESLSEVSIGVVHGVSYGDKADKAIEDGTLKKLDYAPNSSHNIKKLLAGRTDAVIMNRYGAIYHLRLQDGFDKVEELRPEVSAVPSYVGFSKARNLSGLRDQFDEVMQAMIESGDYKKIVDNYYFEALPEQDF, translated from the coding sequence ATGAAGCTCCTGACGTCCGTGCTGTTCCTGGGTCTTTGGCTTGCCGTTGGCACGGTCGGAACAAGGGCGGACACACTCAAGCTCGTGACACTCAGCTACCCGCCCTACGAATACATGGAAGGCGACAAGGTCGAGGGCATTGTCGTGCGGTTGCTGCGGGAGGCATTCGGGCGCCTTGGGCATGATCTTGAAATCGAGGTCCTGCCGTGGAAGCGGGCTTTGCTGATGGCTCGTCAGGGAAGCGTCGACGGCATCTTCACGGTCTATAAAACCGAAGAACGGCTCAAGTTCCTGGACTATTCGGAAACGGTAGTCATGCCACAGGTCGTGTCGATCTGGGCCCTTCGGGGAAGCAATCTTCCCTATGACGGAACCATGGAAAGCCTGAGCGAGGTGTCGATCGGTGTGGTCCATGGTGTCAGCTACGGCGACAAGGCGGACAAGGCCATCGAGGACGGCACACTCAAAAAACTCGACTATGCGCCCAACAGCTCTCACAACATCAAGAAGCTTCTGGCAGGGCGGACCGATGCCGTGATCATGAACCGCTATGGCGCCATTTATCATCTCCGGCTCCAGGACGGTTTTGACAAGGTCGAGGAATTGCGACCTGAAGTGTCCGCGGTCCCTTCCTATGTCGGCTTCTCAAAGGCGCGTAATCTGAGCGGTCTGCGTGATCAGTTCGATGAAGTGATGCAGGCCATGATCGAGTCGGGCGATTACAAAAAAATCGTCGACAATTACTACTTTGAGGCGTTGCCGGAACAGGATTTCTGA
- a CDS encoding ABC transporter substrate-binding protein: protein MKTLLLRLCLLAPLLLATSTTHAKAVKLVTFAYPPYEYATGDGADGIVVRIVERAFDHLGEDLVIHVLPWKRALHMVRIGQADGIFTAYRTEERLRFLDYSRVVLMPQVLSVWALRSADIGYSGSLDSLGDVSIGLVDDISYGPKVDEAIRTGQLRTLDYAPVSAQNVKKLLYGRTDAIIMNKYGAMHHLMKLNGLNRVVELTPAVSSVPSYLAFSKMKGLSGLRDRLDKVLEEMIATGEYQAIIDGYFAERNAGASLQALVDASNPSALR from the coding sequence ATGAAAACGCTGCTGTTGCGCCTTTGCCTCCTGGCCCCTCTGTTGCTGGCGACATCGACCACGCACGCAAAGGCGGTCAAGCTGGTTACATTTGCCTACCCGCCATACGAATATGCGACCGGAGACGGCGCTGACGGCATTGTCGTTCGCATCGTGGAAAGAGCTTTCGATCACCTCGGCGAAGACCTTGTCATTCACGTCCTGCCCTGGAAACGGGCCTTGCACATGGTTCGCATTGGGCAGGCGGACGGCATCTTCACCGCCTATCGGACCGAGGAACGCTTGCGTTTCCTGGACTATTCACGTGTCGTCCTGATGCCGCAGGTGCTCTCGGTCTGGGCCTTGCGGAGCGCTGACATCGGTTACAGTGGCAGTCTGGACAGTCTGGGCGATGTCTCGATCGGTCTTGTTGACGACATTTCCTATGGACCGAAAGTTGATGAAGCCATCCGGACCGGCCAGCTGCGCACGCTTGATTACGCGCCGGTCAGCGCACAGAACGTGAAGAAACTGCTGTATGGCCGCACGGACGCGATCATCATGAACAAGTATGGCGCCATGCACCATCTGATGAAGCTGAATGGGCTGAACCGCGTCGTTGAACTGACGCCAGCCGTTTCTTCCGTGCCTTCGTACCTGGCGTTTTCCAAGATGAAGGGGTTAAGTGGGCTGCGTGACCGGCTGGACAAGGTGCTCGAAGAGATGATCGCGACAGGTGAATACCAGGCGATTATCGACGGTTATTTCGCCGAACGGAACGCGGGGGCGTCTCTGCAGGCATTGGTGGACGCGAGCAATCCGTCAGCTTTGCGTTAG
- a CDS encoding ABC transporter substrate-binding protein, which translates to MLNLARTLGIGIAVILLSVAARAETVKLVTLEYPPYEYQAGDKADGIAVRIVEEAFKKMGKDVSIQVLPWKRALHMTKTGEADAIFTAYKNDERVKFLDYSETVLMPQVLSVWVKKGSEVAFDGSMDSIASADIGLVDGISYGATVDDAIKSGTLKSLDYAPESSNNIKKLMGGRIDAVIMNKYGAMHHLKQQNGLDQVVELQPEISSVPSYIAFSKANNLAGMRDELDGVLQEMIASGEYQSIIDAYFAE; encoded by the coding sequence ATGCTCAATCTCGCAAGAACTCTCGGAATTGGAATCGCAGTCATCCTTTTGTCCGTTGCGGCACGGGCGGAAACGGTGAAACTCGTCACGCTGGAATATCCACCTTACGAATATCAGGCTGGTGACAAGGCCGATGGCATTGCCGTGCGCATCGTTGAAGAAGCGTTCAAGAAGATGGGCAAGGATGTCAGCATCCAGGTGCTTCCCTGGAAGCGTGCGCTGCACATGACCAAGACCGGCGAAGCCGATGCCATTTTCACGGCCTACAAGAACGATGAGCGGGTCAAGTTTCTGGACTATTCGGAAACCGTTTTGATGCCTCAAGTCCTGTCCGTCTGGGTGAAGAAGGGCAGCGAGGTTGCCTTTGACGGGTCGATGGACAGCATTGCGAGCGCCGATATCGGCCTGGTCGACGGCATCAGCTACGGCGCGACGGTCGACGATGCGATCAAGTCCGGAACGCTGAAGTCGCTCGACTACGCGCCGGAAAGCTCCAACAACATCAAGAAACTGATGGGTGGGCGCATCGACGCGGTGATCATGAACAAGTACGGCGCGATGCATCACCTGAAACAACAGAACGGCCTCGACCAGGTGGTTGAGTTGCAACCGGAAATCTCCTCCGTGCCGTCCTATATTGCGTTCTCGAAGGCCAACAATCTGGCGGGCATGCGCGATGAACTGGATGGCGTGCTCCAGGAAATGATCGCTTCGGGCGAATACCAGTCCATCATCGACGCCTATTTTGCTGAATGA
- a CDS encoding bifunctional transcriptional activator/DNA repair enzyme AdaA, which yields MLMTRPGFDTLYEALLNRDPSYDGRMFVCVASTGIFCRLTCPARKPKPENCSFHETVAECIEAGFRPCKRCRPTTPEASADPVVKPLIEALEKRPGYRWGEPDIVRLGLDPSTVRRAFKRHFGMTFLEMARQRRLQEGFSTLAEGGRVIDAQITAGFESASAFREAFAKILGQAPGGFASEPLLYADWVSSPLGPLVAITDRTQLHLLEFLDRKALPTEFRKLNAFAKGQIGFGRTEVTDQIQEELNRFFKGKGGTFETKLALHGSAFTRDVWRELLTIRAGETRSYSELAHALGRPEAVRAVARANGANQLALVVPCHRIIGADGSLTGYGGGLWRKQRLIEIEQGYRKTAAG from the coding sequence ATGCTGATGACCCGACCTGGTTTTGACACCCTTTATGAAGCGCTGCTCAATCGCGATCCGTCCTATGACGGGCGCATGTTTGTCTGCGTGGCCTCGACCGGTATCTTCTGTCGCCTGACCTGTCCGGCGCGGAAGCCAAAGCCGGAGAATTGCAGCTTCCACGAAACCGTTGCCGAGTGTATCGAAGCCGGGTTCCGGCCTTGCAAGCGCTGCCGGCCGACCACACCCGAAGCCAGCGCCGACCCGGTTGTGAAGCCGCTGATCGAGGCCCTTGAAAAACGGCCTGGCTACCGGTGGGGAGAACCCGACATCGTGCGACTTGGGCTGGACCCGTCGACAGTGCGCCGTGCGTTCAAACGTCACTTCGGCATGACCTTTCTGGAAATGGCCCGTCAGCGGCGGCTGCAAGAGGGGTTTTCGACGCTGGCCGAAGGGGGGCGCGTGATTGATGCGCAGATCACCGCGGGATTTGAATCGGCCAGTGCCTTTCGTGAAGCCTTCGCAAAGATCCTGGGACAGGCGCCGGGTGGCTTTGCCTCCGAACCGTTGCTTTATGCCGATTGGGTAAGCTCGCCGCTCGGTCCACTCGTTGCCATCACCGATCGTACACAACTGCATCTCCTGGAGTTTCTGGATCGCAAGGCGCTGCCAACGGAGTTCCGGAAACTGAACGCTTTCGCCAAGGGGCAGATCGGTTTTGGCCGAACCGAAGTGACAGACCAGATCCAGGAAGAACTGAACCGGTTCTTCAAGGGGAAGGGAGGCACGTTCGAAACGAAACTTGCCCTTCATGGCAGTGCGTTCACACGGGATGTCTGGCGGGAGCTCCTGACGATAAGGGCGGGCGAGACACGCAGCTACTCAGAGCTCGCCCACGCTCTTGGGCGTCCCGAAGCGGTGCGTGCCGTCGCCCGCGCCAACGGCGCCAACCAGCTCGCGCTGGTGGTGCCGTGCCACCGCATCATTGGTGCCGACGGCTCGTTGACCGGCTATGGTGGCGGGCTCTGGCGCAAGCAGCGGCTGATCGAAATCGAGCAGGGCTATCGCAAAACCGCGGCTGGCTGA
- a CDS encoding FAD-dependent oxidoreductase translates to MQATDATNPEYFHKVVDCQYACPAHTPVPAYIRLIAQQRYTDAYLINWESNVFPGVLGRTCDRPCEPACRRGRVEAEPVAICRLKRVAADFKDEVADMLPKAGPRNGKKVALIGAGPASLTVARDLAPLGYELHLYDEQAKGGGFMRSQIPSFRLPETVLDEEIGYILDMGITTVFDTYVDSMAEMLTKGYDAIFVGSGAPRGRDLPKLPGRQEADANIHIGINWLASVAFEHIKEIGKRVIVLGGGNTAMDCCRTSRRLGGEDVKVIVRSPFADMKASPWEKEDAMHEGIPILDNHVPCEFVVENGKLTGMTFDKVTAVYHDDGRRELVSTGEEPEFVPCDDVIIAIGQENAFPWIEKETGIRFTSWGTPIINDDETFQSTRKEVFFGGDSAFGPSNIITAVAHGHKAAVSIDLYCQGKDLSQRPPPHVTLIGQKMGIHEWSYDSIPITDERKIVPLEDLKKSLSDRMVEVELGFDAETAFIEAERCLNCDAQTVFTDSNCIECDACSDICPTSCITFTGNAPEPELRAKLMVPAENLEQDLYVSGTLPTGRVMVKDEDMCLHCGLCAERCPTAAWDMQMFFYNMAKATPNLVNVK, encoded by the coding sequence ATGCAAGCCACAGACGCGACGAACCCGGAATATTTCCATAAGGTCGTCGACTGCCAGTATGCCTGCCCGGCACACACTCCGGTGCCTGCCTATATCCGCCTGATTGCCCAGCAACGCTATACCGATGCCTATCTGATCAACTGGGAAAGCAACGTCTTTCCCGGCGTGCTGGGCCGGACCTGCGACCGCCCTTGCGAACCCGCTTGCCGGCGCGGGCGCGTCGAGGCTGAACCCGTCGCCATCTGCCGGCTGAAACGTGTGGCTGCCGACTTCAAGGACGAAGTTGCCGACATGCTGCCCAAGGCCGGACCGCGCAACGGCAAGAAGGTCGCCCTGATCGGAGCCGGTCCCGCCTCGCTGACGGTGGCCCGGGACCTCGCCCCGCTTGGCTACGAGCTGCATCTCTATGATGAACAGGCCAAGGGCGGCGGCTTCATGCGCAGCCAGATCCCGTCCTTCCGGCTGCCGGAAACCGTGCTCGACGAAGAAATCGGCTACATCCTCGACATGGGCATCACGACCGTGTTCGACACCTATGTCGACAGCATGGCCGAGATGCTGACCAAAGGCTATGACGCGATCTTTGTCGGTTCGGGGGCCCCGCGTGGACGCGACCTGCCGAAACTGCCCGGCCGCCAGGAAGCCGATGCCAATATCCATATCGGCATCAACTGGCTGGCCAGCGTCGCCTTTGAGCATATCAAGGAGATCGGCAAGCGGGTGATCGTGCTCGGCGGCGGCAACACCGCCATGGATTGCTGCCGCACCTCGCGCCGTCTCGGCGGCGAGGACGTGAAGGTGATCGTGCGCAGTCCCTTCGCAGACATGAAGGCGTCTCCCTGGGAGAAGGAAGACGCGATGCATGAGGGCATTCCGATCCTCGACAATCATGTGCCGTGCGAATTCGTGGTCGAAAACGGCAAGCTCACCGGCATGACCTTCGACAAGGTGACGGCGGTCTATCACGACGATGGCCGCCGCGAACTTGTCTCGACCGGCGAAGAGCCCGAATTCGTGCCCTGCGACGACGTCATCATCGCGATTGGCCAGGAAAACGCCTTCCCCTGGATCGAGAAGGAAACCGGCATCCGTTTCACCAGCTGGGGCACGCCGATCATCAATGACGACGAGACCTTCCAGTCGACCCGCAAGGAAGTGTTTTTTGGCGGCGATTCCGCCTTCGGCCCGTCCAACATCATCACCGCCGTTGCCCATGGCCACAAGGCGGCCGTTTCCATCGATCTTTATTGCCAGGGCAAGGACCTGTCTCAGCGCCCGCCGCCCCATGTCACCCTGATCGGTCAGAAGATGGGCATTCACGAATGGAGCTACGATTCCATTCCGATCACCGACGAGCGCAAGATCGTGCCGCTGGAAGATCTCAAGAAATCGCTCAGTGACCGCATGGTCGAGGTGGAGCTCGGCTTTGATGCGGAGACGGCCTTTATCGAGGCGGAGCGCTGTCTCAACTGCGATGCACAGACGGTGTTCACCGATTCCAACTGCATTGAGTGCGATGCCTGTTCCGATATCTGCCCGACGAGTTGCATCACCTTTACCGGCAATGCGCCGGAGCCGGAGCTGCGCGCCAAGCTGATGGTGCCGGCGGAAAATCTCGAGCAGGATCTTTACGTTTCCGGCACGCTGCCGACAGGCCGCGTGATGGTGAAGGACGAGGACATGTGCCTTCATTGCGGCCTCTGTGCCGAGCGCTGCCCGACAGCTGCCTGGGACATGCAGATGTTCTTCTACAACATGGCCAAGGCCACGCCCAACCTGGTGAATGTCAAATGA